A genome region from Armatimonadota bacterium includes the following:
- a CDS encoding prepilin-type cleavage/methylation domain-containing protein — protein sequence MIVVLIIGILLAIAVPNFIKARETSRAKACVSNLKQIDAAKEQWAMDTKAGSDATPTWPDDLVGVDAYIKTEPTCPSDGEYAANDMTTAPTCTVGANGDATTDDHVLD from the coding sequence ATGATCGTCGTCCTGATCATCGGTATTCTGCTCGCGATCGCGGTGCCGAACTTCATCAAGGCGAGGGAGACGTCCCGTGCCAAGGCATGCGTGTCGAACCTGAAGCAGATTGACGCCGCGAAGGAACAGTGGGCGATGGACACCAAGGCTGGGTCGGACGCAACCCCAACTTGGCCGGACGATCTCGTGGGCGTAGACGCCTACATCAAGACCGAGCCGACTTGTCCGTCCGACGGCGAGTATGCCGCGAACGACATGACGACCGCGCCGACGTGTACGGTCGGTGCGAACGGTGATGCCACTACGGACGACCACGTCCTAGACTAG
- a CDS encoding VanW family protein produces the protein MILAAAAVLFAGTAAYLLGGGRVYPGVRLAGADLSNMTPDQASQRIGLLAAEAGSRRLDLRYAGESTAVSVAELGGTVNVRAAADSAFGYGRRGNLFRRLAEVIAARRAPVDLPMKYDFDESAASEFLRAAATNINRDPENARPVSYDGSVVIRPEKPGIRLKIEESTARLVAAINSGRTEVDLAVETSAPKVKSSDLEGIDGVAGSYSTPYNSWERDRSHNLRVACRALDGTIIKPGGDFSYNQVVGPRDRKSGFRDAKMFVEGRVESGTGGGVCQVSTTVYNAALLANLKILRRSHHSRPVVYAPVGRDATVAPNIDLKFRNDTDAPIYISASVGEKTVNVTIFGRRHDGRKVAIVAEGHSVVSARTVRQVDDGIEPGKSVVAQAGRSGHRITIYRVVSEGGRVVSRELVSRDVYAPETRIIRVSGGAEM, from the coding sequence GTGATTCTGGCAGCAGCGGCCGTTCTCTTCGCGGGAACGGCGGCATATCTGCTCGGCGGCGGCCGCGTCTACCCCGGAGTGCGTCTCGCCGGGGCCGACCTGAGCAACATGACGCCCGACCAGGCGTCCCAGCGCATAGGCCTGCTCGCGGCCGAGGCCGGGTCGCGGCGGCTCGATCTCCGCTATGCCGGTGAGTCAACGGCCGTCTCCGTCGCCGAACTCGGCGGCACGGTGAACGTGCGCGCGGCCGCCGATTCCGCCTTCGGGTACGGAAGGCGGGGCAACCTGTTTCGGCGGCTGGCCGAGGTCATCGCCGCCCGGCGCGCGCCCGTAGACCTGCCTATGAAGTACGACTTCGACGAATCGGCGGCGTCGGAGTTCCTGCGGGCGGCTGCGACGAACATCAATAGAGACCCCGAGAACGCAAGGCCGGTCTCCTACGACGGCTCGGTAGTCATCCGGCCCGAGAAGCCCGGCATCCGCCTGAAGATCGAGGAGAGCACGGCGCGGCTCGTCGCTGCGATCAACTCCGGGCGGACAGAGGTGGACCTTGCGGTCGAGACGAGCGCCCCGAAGGTCAAGTCATCCGATCTCGAGGGCATCGACGGCGTCGCCGGCTCGTACTCGACGCCGTACAACTCCTGGGAGCGCGACCGGAGCCACAACCTCAGGGTCGCATGCCGGGCGCTGGACGGCACTATCATCAAGCCCGGCGGGGATTTCAGCTACAACCAGGTAGTCGGCCCGCGCGATCGGAAGTCCGGCTTCCGGGACGCCAAGATGTTTGTAGAGGGACGCGTCGAGTCGGGCACCGGCGGCGGGGTGTGCCAGGTCTCCACCACCGTCTACAATGCCGCGCTGCTCGCCAACCTGAAGATTCTCCGCCGCTCGCACCACTCGCGCCCGGTCGTATACGCGCCCGTCGGGAGAGACGCCACCGTCGCGCCGAACATAGACCTCAAGTTCCGCAACGACACTGATGCGCCGATATACATTTCGGCGTCCGTCGGCGAAAAGACCGTCAACGTCACGATCTTCGGGCGCCGGCACGACGGCCGCAAGGTGGCGATAGTCGCGGAGGGGCACTCCGTCGTCTCGGCGCGGACGGTCAGGCAGGTGGATGACGGCATCGAACCCGGCAAGAGCGTCGTGGCGCAGGCGGGCCGGTCCGGTCATCGGATCACCATCTACCGGGTCGTCAGCGAGGGCGGCAGAGTTGTGTCGAGGGAACTCGTCTCGCGCGACGTCTATGCCCCGGAGACCCGGATCATCCGCGTGTCGGGCGGCGCCGAGATGTAG
- a CDS encoding prepilin-type N-terminal cleavage/methylation domain-containing protein, protein MSRTLRLKNRQGFSLLEMMIVVLVISVLTAIAIPAFVGARTRSQARSCCAQLRQIKYAKETWAMSTHQSAGGVPEWPDIYPDYIKEMPECPGGGEYTIRAVGEDPLCSVGGKHICP, encoded by the coding sequence ATGTCTCGAACCCTTCGACTGAAGAACAGGCAAGGCTTCTCACTGCTCGAGATGATGATCGTCGTCCTGGTCATCTCCGTTCTGACCGCCATCGCCATCCCGGCGTTCGTCGGGGCGAGAACCAGGTCTCAGGCGAGATCCTGCTGCGCCCAACTCCGCCAGATCAAGTACGCCAAGGAGACCTGGGCGATGTCAACCCACCAGTCGGCCGGGGGAGTTCCGGAGTGGCCGGACATATACCCGGACTACATCAAGGAGATGCCGGAGTGTCCGGGCGGCGGGGAGTACACCATCCGGGCGGTCGGCGAGGACCCGCTGTGCTCAGTCGGGGGCAAGCACATCTGCCCATGA
- a CDS encoding prepilin-type N-terminal cleavage/methylation domain-containing protein: protein MSKSEAHLSLIRRRGGFSLIEVIVASGLLVMVLVGTVALFGSTSRLWRIGTSGTTANMYGSLAMRKIATEMQEGQSAYEQNGHLFVQFPRFDSYTGSYQRTVAGDLVEYYLSGDNGTESPVENGDNTLWKRVDGSRTRLASHLRSFEFSLSGTTMVRLAMRGVESENVGINPDLIQQSVSLRNR, encoded by the coding sequence ATGAGCAAATCAGAAGCACATCTCTCACTGATACGAAGACGGGGCGGTTTCTCGCTGATCGAGGTGATCGTCGCGTCCGGACTGCTCGTAATGGTGCTGGTCGGTACCGTGGCGCTGTTCGGGAGCACTTCCCGACTGTGGCGCATAGGAACTAGCGGGACGACCGCCAACATGTACGGCAGCCTGGCCATGCGCAAGATCGCTACCGAGATGCAGGAGGGGCAGTCAGCCTACGAGCAGAACGGCCACCTGTTCGTGCAGTTCCCCCGCTTCGACTCCTACACCGGATCATACCAGCGCACGGTTGCAGGCGACCTGGTCGAATACTACCTCTCCGGCGACAACGGGACGGAATCCCCGGTCGAGAACGGCGACAACACACTGTGGAAACGCGTTGACGGCAGCCGCACCCGCCTCGCCTCGCACCTCCGCAGCTTCGAGTTCAGTTTGAGCGGTACCACCATGGTTCGGCTTGCCATGCGAGGCGTAGAGTCCGAGAACGTGGGGATAAACCCGGATCTCATTCAGCAGAGCGTCTCTCTGCGCAACAGGTAG
- a CDS encoding prepilin-type N-terminal cleavage/methylation domain-containing protein has translation MQPMIGKPKRKCGGFTMVEVLLVILVLSFSALIFAAAFPSAQISRIKAVHMSYAMGLAQQTIEEKRSAGYANLLDGTSEVSVPAELPGAQQTTTIEDFGANIKKIDVTITWGGYRMVGGTVHMSTLISDHS, from the coding sequence ATGCAGCCGATGATCGGAAAACCGAAGCGAAAGTGCGGGGGCTTCACCATGGTAGAGGTGCTGCTGGTGATTCTCGTGCTTTCGTTCAGCGCACTCATATTCGCGGCGGCGTTCCCCAGCGCGCAGATATCCCGCATCAAGGCCGTGCACATGTCCTACGCGATGGGCCTCGCCCAGCAGACGATCGAGGAGAAACGGTCGGCCGGTTACGCCAATCTGCTCGACGGCACATCCGAGGTGAGCGTCCCGGCCGAACTGCCGGGCGCGCAGCAGACCACCACTATCGAAGATTTCGGCGCGAATATCAAGAAGATTGACGTGACGATCACATGGGGCGGCTACCGCATGGTCGGAGGCACCGTCCACATGTCAACGCTGATAAGCGATCACAGTTGA